The Metabacillus litoralis genome contains a region encoding:
- a CDS encoding stage VI sporulation protein F produces the protein MFDEIEKRTGLTVNDLVKMMEFFKQTDFHKEQELRAFIRKVSQTAKKPISKKTENLIIQTYESFQNDSKMYNSRRRRNS, from the coding sequence ATGTTTGATGAAATTGAAAAAAGAACAGGATTAACGGTGAATGATCTTGTTAAAATGATGGAATTTTTCAAACAAACGGATTTCCACAAGGAACAAGAGCTTCGAGCCTTTATTCGAAAAGTCTCTCAGACTGCCAAAAAACCGATATCAAAGAAAACGGAAAACTTAATTATTCAAACCTATGAATCTTTTCAGAACGATTCAAAGATGTATAACAGCAGAAGAAGAAGAAATTCATAG
- a CDS encoding LLM class flavin-dependent oxidoreductase — protein MKEDETVHSHGMEIGIYSLADLRPNPHTGETISAKQRIEEIIEAAKLADEVGLDVFGLGEHHRFDYAVSSPSVVLSSISQVTKRMKLTTATTVFNTNDPVRLYEDFATLDLLSNGRAEIIAGRGAYLESFPLFGYDVKNYDELFEENITLFQKLNEERNVTWEGNFRSPLQHADIVPRAFQDKLPLWVGVGSTPQSAARAGRLGTGLVVVTFGKDYLLYKDLVDIYRQEADKYGVSPTEIKVAVSGHTYLSNTAEQAKKEFFPYHSSYWRLINADQEEIRNDFEQVTSEKGSLFVGSSQQITEKILHQYELFGHQRFMAQIDIGGMPFKTVVENIERLATEVAPVIRRETKK, from the coding sequence ATGAAGGAAGATGAAACCGTTCACTCTCATGGAATGGAAATTGGAATTTATTCTTTAGCAGATTTACGTCCGAATCCCCATACAGGAGAAACCATCAGTGCTAAGCAGCGAATTGAAGAAATCATTGAAGCCGCAAAGCTTGCAGATGAGGTAGGACTTGATGTTTTTGGTTTAGGCGAGCACCATCGTTTTGATTATGCAGTGTCATCTCCTTCTGTTGTATTGTCTTCAATTTCTCAGGTAACCAAGAGAATGAAACTAACAACCGCAACGACAGTCTTTAACACCAACGACCCTGTTCGTTTGTATGAAGATTTTGCAACACTTGATCTTTTATCTAACGGCCGTGCCGAAATCATTGCTGGTCGAGGAGCCTACTTGGAATCTTTCCCTCTCTTTGGATATGATGTGAAAAATTATGATGAATTATTTGAGGAAAATATTACACTTTTCCAAAAGTTGAATGAAGAGAGAAATGTAACGTGGGAAGGGAATTTCCGCTCCCCTCTGCAGCATGCAGACATTGTTCCACGTGCATTTCAAGACAAACTGCCGTTATGGGTTGGTGTTGGTAGCACACCTCAAAGTGCAGCACGTGCGGGAAGATTAGGTACCGGATTAGTTGTCGTTACCTTTGGAAAAGATTACCTGCTTTATAAAGACCTTGTAGACATATATCGTCAAGAAGCAGACAAATATGGAGTGTCTCCTACAGAGATTAAAGTAGCAGTTAGTGGTCACACCTACCTTTCAAACACAGCTGAACAAGCAAAAAAAGAATTCTTTCCCTATCATTCAAGCTATTGGAGATTAATAAATGCAGATCAAGAAGAGATAAGAAATGACTTTGAACAAGTAACCAGTGAGAAAGGATCACTATTTGTGGGAAGCTCACAACAAATTACCGAAAAAATTTTACATCAATATGAACTTTTTGGACATCAACGTTTTATGGCACAAATTGATATTGGAGGAATGCCTTTTAAAACTGTGGTTGAAAACATTGAACGATTAGCCACTGAAGTAGCACCTGTCATAAGAAGGGAAACAAAGAAATAG
- a CDS encoding SDR family oxidoreductase produces MRLKDKVAIITGAASGMGKAIAELYAKEGAKVVVSDFNFEGAQAVAEAINSSGGVAVANRTNVAELSDLEQLFTETKEAYGKLDILVNNAGIMDGMEPVGEITDEKWDRVFAVNTTGVMRAMRIATNIFLEQGHGIIVNNISAGGLRGARAGAAYTASKHAVTGLTKNTAYMYAQSGIRCNGIAPGGVETNIGSSMTNVSEFGFGRQSTGQGTMPRVGKPAEVAQLAVFLGSDESSFINGQVIAADAGWTAY; encoded by the coding sequence ATGAGATTAAAAGATAAAGTGGCCATCATAACAGGTGCAGCTTCAGGTATGGGAAAAGCAATTGCAGAGCTTTACGCAAAAGAAGGAGCAAAAGTCGTTGTTTCTGATTTTAATTTTGAAGGTGCCCAAGCAGTAGCTGAGGCTATTAACAGCAGTGGTGGCGTTGCAGTTGCTAACCGTACAAATGTTGCTGAATTATCAGACTTAGAACAATTATTCACTGAAACAAAAGAAGCTTATGGTAAGCTGGATATTCTAGTCAACAATGCAGGTATTATGGATGGTATGGAGCCTGTTGGTGAAATTACTGATGAAAAATGGGATCGCGTTTTTGCAGTGAACACGACTGGTGTCATGCGTGCAATGCGTATCGCTACGAACATTTTCTTAGAGCAAGGTCATGGCATTATCGTAAATAATATATCCGCAGGTGGCTTACGTGGTGCGCGTGCAGGAGCAGCGTATACAGCTTCTAAGCATGCTGTAACTGGATTAACAAAAAACACTGCATACATGTATGCTCAATCTGGAATCCGGTGTAATGGTATCGCCCCTGGTGGTGTAGAGACAAACATTGGTTCAAGTATGACGAATGTATCTGAGTTTGGATTTGGTCGCCAATCGACTGGACAAGGGACAATGCCACGCGTAGGCAAACCTGCTGAAGTTGCACAACTTGCTGTTTTCTTAGGTTCTGATGAATCAAGCTTTATAAATGGACAAGTGATCGCTGCTGACGCTGGCTGGACTGCTTACTAA
- a CDS encoding TetR/AcrR family transcriptional regulator, which produces MNKNDLRVQKTKESIHSALTKLLKIKPLTHIKVTELCREAKINRGTFYFHYQEVGDVFKEFFDEMMVDLKESYNEPYRHTDFLNIENLDPKTVRIFHHIKKFEEFYKIILSKEVSSEYYYMLFDEVRSIFIEDKNTVQPGKSTDFLYSYSANAIIGLIIEWYRHDFQESADEMNIHLVNILKLKG; this is translated from the coding sequence GTGAATAAAAATGATTTGCGTGTTCAAAAAACAAAAGAAAGTATCCATTCCGCCTTAACGAAACTGTTAAAAATAAAACCACTCACACATATAAAAGTAACGGAGCTTTGTAGAGAAGCAAAAATAAATCGAGGTACATTTTATTTTCATTACCAAGAAGTTGGAGATGTGTTTAAGGAGTTTTTTGATGAAATGATGGTAGATTTAAAAGAATCTTATAATGAACCTTATCGTCATACCGATTTTCTGAACATAGAAAATTTAGACCCAAAAACAGTTCGGATTTTTCATCATATAAAGAAGTTTGAGGAGTTTTATAAAATTATCCTATCTAAAGAAGTATCGTCAGAATATTATTACATGTTATTCGATGAAGTCCGTTCAATTTTTATAGAAGATAAAAACACAGTACAGCCTGGAAAGTCTACAGATTTTTTATATTCGTATTCTGCAAATGCCATTATCGGATTAATCATTGAGTGGTATCGTCATGATTTTCAAGAGTCTGCAGATGAAATGAACATTCATTTGGTCAATATTCTTAAATTAAAAGGATAG
- a CDS encoding thioredoxin family protein, producing the protein MKTEEQYFKEGKSIQQYMDEMGNLKEESFHVYQEFQLPEDGFVNELAKHSLHFLIITEDWCGDAMMINPVIRKLAEAADVEVRVTLRDADTELIDRHLTNGGRAIPIVLILNDEGTLIGKWGPRAPEVQQIVDDLRAKLPAKEDPSFPEKQKEMISSLQKRYKEEHTLWLYVYQSFKKGLLSLLN; encoded by the coding sequence ATGAAAACAGAAGAGCAGTATTTTAAAGAAGGAAAATCAATTCAACAATATATGGATGAGATGGGCAATTTAAAAGAGGAAAGCTTCCATGTTTATCAAGAATTTCAACTACCAGAAGATGGGTTTGTCAATGAATTAGCAAAGCATTCACTTCACTTTTTAATTATTACGGAAGATTGGTGTGGCGATGCTATGATGATCAATCCAGTTATTCGAAAGCTAGCTGAAGCTGCAGACGTTGAAGTGCGTGTTACATTAAGAGATGCTGATACAGAGCTTATTGATCGACATTTAACAAATGGTGGACGAGCAATACCGATTGTTTTAATTTTGAATGATGAAGGTACATTGATTGGAAAGTGGGGTCCACGTGCGCCAGAAGTCCAGCAAATTGTAGATGACCTCAGGGCTAAACTTCCGGCAAAGGAGGATCCATCTTTTCCAGAAAAACAAAAAGAAATGATCTCATCATTACAAAAACGGTACAAAGAGGAACACACACTTTGGCTATATGTTTACCAAAGTTTTAAGAAAGGCTTATTATCATTATTAAATTAA